A single window of [Clostridium] hylemonae DSM 15053 DNA harbors:
- the hisF gene encoding imidazole glycerol phosphate synthase subunit HisF, whose protein sequence is MHTKRIIPCLDVNNGRVVKGVNFVDLRDAGDPVEIAKAYDAAGADELVFLDITASSDARSTVVDMVRKVAETVFIPFTVGGGIRTVEDFKALLREGADKISINSSAINTPDLISEAAGKFGSQCVVVAIDARKRADGSGWNIYKNGGRIDVGIDALKWAARVEELGAGEILLTSMDCDGTKGGYDLELTRAVADAVSIPVIASGGAGTLEDFHRALTEGKADAALAASLFHYKELEIREVKEYLKEKGVSVRL, encoded by the coding sequence ATGCATACGAAGAGGATCATTCCATGTCTGGATGTAAATAACGGGAGAGTCGTCAAAGGGGTAAACTTTGTGGACCTGAGAGATGCGGGCGACCCGGTGGAGATCGCAAAGGCATACGACGCCGCCGGAGCAGACGAGCTGGTGTTTCTGGACATTACAGCCTCGTCTGACGCGCGCAGTACAGTGGTCGATATGGTGCGCAAGGTGGCTGAGACGGTGTTCATACCCTTTACCGTAGGCGGAGGCATACGCACGGTGGAGGATTTCAAGGCGCTGCTGCGGGAAGGGGCAGATAAGATATCGATCAATTCTTCAGCCATCAACACACCGGACCTTATATCGGAGGCGGCCGGAAAGTTCGGAAGCCAGTGCGTCGTGGTGGCGATAGATGCAAGGAAGAGAGCGGACGGAAGCGGCTGGAATATCTATAAGAACGGCGGCCGGATCGATGTCGGGATCGATGCGCTTAAGTGGGCGGCGCGTGTGGAAGAACTTGGGGCAGGAGAGATCCTTCTGACGAGTATGGACTGCGACGGTACAAAGGGCGGTTACGATCTGGAACTTACCAGGGCCGTGGCGGATGCCGTATCTATACCTGTCATTGCCTCTGGCGGCGCGGGGACGCTGGAAGACTTTCACAGGGCTCTGACGGAGGGAAAGGCAGACGCCGCGCTGGCGGCATCTCTGTTCCATTACAAAGAGCTGGAGATCAGGGAAGTAAAAGAATATCTGAAGGAAAAAGGAGTCTCTGTCCGTCTGTAG
- a CDS encoding HAMP domain-containing sensor histidine kinase gives MKRSIKKQMTAVFVGLTVCLLFALIVLNIRFLEPYYISNKESEFVNMYEKLAESVHSGTWKSEDTQTELRHMAEKGNLSYLLMNVETKEGIFNVPDIDMLNDQLTGYLLGQAQKESKVLESARDYQIAQYKDPRTQTEYIVLWGAIDGTYNTFLRSPLESIKESVAVSNRFLLYIGGAVTCICICLVWYFSKRLTDPIKELALLSDKMADLDFNAKYKSGGENEIGELGANFNRMSEKLESTISELKSANNSLQKDIERKEKLEQMRSDFLGNVSHELKTPIALIQGYAEGLKEGVSDDAESREFYCDVIMDEAGKMNQMVRNLLTLNQLEFGDEDIQFERFDVTELIQGVLQSMEIMAQQKEARVNFIQEAPVYVWADELKVEQVVRNYVSNAFHHLDGDNVVEVKITVTDEKARISVFNTGAPIPQEDIAHIWDKFYKVDKAHTREYGGNGIGLSIVKAIMESFHQKYGLNNYDNGVEFWFELDVK, from the coding sequence ATGAAACGTTCGATCAAGAAGCAGATGACAGCGGTGTTTGTGGGCCTGACGGTCTGTCTGCTGTTTGCGCTCATAGTGCTCAATATACGGTTCCTGGAACCGTATTACATCAGTAATAAAGAATCGGAATTTGTCAATATGTATGAGAAGCTTGCCGAGTCTGTCCACAGCGGTACATGGAAGAGCGAGGATACGCAGACAGAACTCAGACATATGGCGGAGAAGGGCAATCTCTCATATCTTCTTATGAATGTGGAGACAAAGGAAGGTATATTTAACGTGCCGGATATCGACATGCTCAATGACCAGCTGACCGGGTATCTGCTCGGACAGGCACAGAAGGAGAGCAAGGTGCTGGAAAGCGCCAGAGACTATCAGATCGCACAGTATAAAGATCCAAGGACGCAGACGGAGTACATCGTTCTCTGGGGCGCCATTGACGGAACTTATAATACGTTTCTCAGGAGTCCCCTTGAGAGCATTAAGGAAAGCGTAGCTGTTTCCAACCGTTTTCTCCTGTATATCGGAGGGGCCGTGACCTGTATCTGCATCTGCCTTGTCTGGTATTTTTCAAAGCGTCTGACAGATCCGATCAAGGAACTGGCGCTTTTGTCGGATAAGATGGCGGACCTGGATTTTAACGCCAAGTATAAAAGCGGAGGGGAAAATGAAATAGGAGAGCTGGGCGCCAACTTTAACCGGATGTCCGAGAAGCTTGAAAGTACGATCTCAGAGCTGAAAAGCGCCAACAACAGTCTGCAGAAAGATATCGAGCGCAAAGAGAAGCTGGAACAGATGCGCAGCGATTTTCTCGGGAATGTCTCACACGAGCTTAAGACGCCGATCGCCCTCATCCAGGGGTATGCCGAAGGGCTGAAGGAAGGGGTCAGCGACGACGCGGAGAGCCGGGAATTCTACTGTGATGTCATCATGGACGAGGCGGGGAAAATGAATCAGATGGTGCGCAATCTTCTGACATTAAATCAGCTGGAATTCGGAGACGAGGACATACAGTTCGAGAGGTTCGACGTCACGGAGCTTATACAGGGAGTGCTCCAGAGCATGGAGATCATGGCCCAGCAGAAAGAGGCAAGGGTAAATTTCATTCAGGAAGCTCCGGTCTATGTGTGGGCGGATGAACTGAAAGTAGAGCAGGTCGTAAGAAATTATGTGAGCAATGCATTTCATCATCTGGACGGCGATAACGTTGTGGAGGTAAAGATCACGGTCACGGATGAGAAAGCCAGGATCAGCGTGTTCAATACAGGCGCGCCCATCCCGCAGGAAGATATTGCGCACATATGGGACAAGTTTTATAAGGTGGATAAAGCGCATACGAGAGAATACGGGGGCAATGGGATCGGTCTGTCCATCGTGAAAGCCATCATGGAATCCTTTCATCAGAAATACGGGCTCAATAATTATGATAATGGAGTGGAATTCTGGTTTGAACTGGACGTCAAATAA
- the hisH gene encoding imidazole glycerol phosphate synthase subunit HisH, which yields MIAIIDYDAGNIKSVEKAMSLLGQEAVVTRDKETILSADKVILPGVGSFGDAMEKIRQYGLEPVIRQVAGSGTPFLGICLGLQLLFEESGESPGVPGLGILKGKIVRIPESEGRKVPHMGWNSLEFPVKGRLFHGLSGEPYVYFVHSYYLEAADEQIVTAVTEYGVRIHASVEQGNVFACQFHPEKSSDTGIHILKNFVEL from the coding sequence GTGATCGCGATTATTGATTATGATGCAGGAAATATAAAAAGTGTGGAAAAGGCCATGTCACTTCTCGGACAGGAGGCTGTCGTCACGAGAGACAAGGAGACGATCCTGTCTGCGGACAAAGTAATACTTCCGGGCGTCGGTTCTTTTGGCGACGCTATGGAAAAGATCCGGCAGTACGGACTTGAGCCGGTCATCCGGCAGGTGGCCGGGAGCGGGACGCCTTTTCTCGGGATCTGTCTCGGCCTTCAGCTTTTGTTTGAAGAAAGCGGCGAGAGCCCGGGCGTGCCGGGGCTTGGAATTTTGAAGGGCAAGATCGTGCGGATCCCGGAGTCTGAAGGGCGGAAGGTACCGCATATGGGCTGGAATTCTCTTGAATTCCCGGTGAAGGGAAGGCTGTTTCACGGACTTTCGGGGGAGCCGTACGTATATTTTGTACACTCTTATTATCTGGAGGCCGCGGATGAACAGATCGTGACCGCTGTGACGGAGTATGGGGTAAGGATCCACGCTTCCGTGGAGCAGGGCAATGTATTTGCCTGCCAGTTCCATCCGGAGAAAAGCAGTGACACAGGGATCCATATCTTAAAAAATTTTGTGGAATTATAG
- the lpdA gene encoding dihydrolipoyl dehydrogenase, which produces MEQQYDLLIIGAGPGGYVAAKKAAKLGMSVAVIDKGELGGTCINRGCIPTKALIHAASLYREMRECERFGLSAGEVGFDLQKIYEYKDLSAAEMRAELGREFDGAGIRFIQGKAVIQSDRRVRVVSDENDTAYYKGKYILIATGARANMVDLPGMDLPGVMTSEELLTANESQYEKLLILGGGVIGLELATVFNALGTEVTVVEVSDRLLPNMDREFSDVLEEILGHRGIHIYKESILERVEKRGDNISCQFVCGGSNREVEVNALLVSVGRSANTEGLFDPDVSVKTDKGKIVVDDFYMTSMPDVYAVGDVIGGIQLAHVASAQATYVVERMNGVQPSVIIEMVPSCLFTPISIVPSCLYTDPEIASVGITEEEARKKGVPVRCGRYTMSVNGQAIISKEEKGFIKVLFAADSDVLLGAQVMCPRATDMIGELATAIANGLTSTQLMYAMRAHPTFNEAISCAVENSRESESRW; this is translated from the coding sequence ATGGAACAACAATATGACTTATTGATAATCGGGGCCGGTCCGGGAGGCTATGTAGCTGCAAAGAAGGCGGCAAAGCTTGGAATGTCTGTGGCTGTGATCGACAAGGGCGAACTGGGGGGCACGTGCATCAACCGCGGCTGTATCCCGACAAAAGCGCTCATACACGCGGCCTCTTTATACCGTGAAATGCGGGAATGTGAACGGTTCGGGCTGTCTGCCGGCGAGGTCGGTTTTGACCTTCAGAAGATCTATGAGTATAAAGATCTGTCTGCGGCGGAGATGAGAGCGGAGCTCGGCCGGGAATTTGACGGCGCCGGGATCCGTTTTATCCAGGGAAAAGCTGTGATTCAAAGTGACCGCAGAGTGCGCGTTGTATCAGATGAAAATGATACTGCATACTATAAAGGAAAGTACATTCTGATAGCTACAGGCGCCAGGGCAAATATGGTTGATCTGCCGGGCATGGATCTGCCGGGCGTCATGACAAGCGAAGAACTGCTTACAGCCAATGAAAGCCAGTATGAGAAACTGCTCATACTCGGCGGCGGTGTGATCGGACTGGAGCTTGCAACTGTATTCAACGCGCTTGGTACAGAGGTGACTGTGGTGGAAGTTTCCGACCGGCTTCTTCCGAACATGGACCGGGAATTTTCGGATGTGCTTGAAGAGATATTGGGGCACAGAGGTATCCACATTTACAAGGAAAGCATCCTGGAGAGAGTGGAGAAACGGGGAGATAACATCAGCTGCCAGTTTGTGTGCGGGGGCAGCAACCGGGAAGTGGAGGTAAACGCGCTTCTCGTCTCTGTAGGGCGCAGCGCAAACACAGAAGGACTGTTTGATCCGGATGTGTCGGTGAAGACAGATAAAGGGAAGATCGTAGTAGACGATTTCTACATGACGAGTATGCCGGATGTCTATGCGGTGGGGGATGTCATCGGGGGGATCCAGCTTGCCCATGTGGCCTCCGCCCAGGCGACCTATGTCGTGGAGCGGATGAACGGAGTTCAGCCGTCGGTTATCATTGAGATGGTGCCGAGCTGTCTCTTTACTCCTATTTCCATCGTGCCGAGCTGTCTGTACACGGATCCGGAGATCGCGTCTGTCGGAATAACGGAAGAAGAGGCGAGGAAAAAGGGCGTGCCGGTGCGGTGCGGAAGGTACACTATGAGTGTGAACGGACAGGCGATCATCTCAAAAGAGGAGAAGGGATTTATCAAGGTTCTCTTTGCGGCGGACAGTGACGTGCTCCTTGGGGCGCAGGTCATGTGTCCCCGGGCGACAGATATGATAGGCGAGCTGGCGACGGCGATCGCCAACGGGCTCACTTCGACCCAGCTTATGTATGCCATGCGCGCGCATCCTACATTTAACGAGGCGATCTCCTGTGCGGTGGAAAACAGCAGGGAAAGTGAAAGCCGGTGGTAG
- a CDS encoding uracil-DNA glycosylase — MAAINNDWLEALRGEFKKPYYKELFQKVNEEYKTRLIFPPADDVFNAFHLTPLKDVKVVILGQDPYHNNGQAHGLCFSVKKGVEVPPSLVNIYQELHDDLGCTIPNHGCLTKWAKQGVLLLNTVLTVRAHQANSHRGIGWEEFTDAAIAALNAQDRPIVFILWGGPAQRKKAMLNNPKHLILESPHPSPLAAYRGFFGSRPFSRTNEFLKENGLEPIDWQIE; from the coding sequence ATGGCAGCAATTAATAATGACTGGCTGGAAGCGCTCAGGGGAGAGTTTAAGAAACCTTATTACAAAGAACTGTTTCAGAAGGTGAACGAGGAGTATAAGACGAGACTTATATTTCCGCCTGCGGATGACGTGTTCAATGCATTCCACCTTACGCCTCTTAAGGACGTGAAGGTAGTCATACTCGGTCAGGACCCGTACCACAACAACGGGCAGGCGCATGGCCTGTGCTTTTCAGTAAAAAAAGGGGTTGAGGTGCCGCCGTCACTTGTGAATATATACCAGGAGCTGCACGATGATCTGGGATGTACGATTCCGAACCACGGTTGTCTTACGAAATGGGCAAAGCAGGGAGTGCTTCTTTTGAATACCGTGCTGACTGTGCGGGCGCACCAGGCCAACTCCCACAGGGGGATCGGCTGGGAGGAGTTCACGGACGCCGCGATCGCGGCGCTCAATGCCCAGGACCGGCCGATCGTATTCATATTGTGGGGAGGACCGGCCCAGCGGAAAAAAGCAATGCTGAACAATCCGAAGCATCTCATACTCGAGTCGCCGCACCCGAGCCCGCTGGCTGCATACCGGGGATTCTTCGGCAGCAGGCCGTTTAGCAGGACAAATGAATTTCTGAAAGAAAACGGGCTGGAGCCTATAGACTGGCAGATTGAATAG